ACGCCGGCGAAGTATTCGCGCGAGTAGTTGAACACGTCGTCGAGCTTGCCGTTGGTCGGATCGCGCGCTTCGTCATAGAGACCGCGGATCTGGAAGAGCGACGTCGTGTAGGTGAGCTGCAGGCCCGCGCTGCGGCCCTGGTTCGTCGAGCCGTTGCCGTTCCAGTTCGTCGCGTTCGACAGCGCGTATTGGCCGTAGACGTCGAAGCCGTAGAACTTCGGCGACTGATACGAAATGTTGTTGCTGGTCTTGTTCCAGTTGCGGCCGCGCACGAGCGATGCCGTCGACCACGACGACTGGCCGAACGGGTCGAAGTCCCACACGCCGTTCGCGATCGCGAGCTCGCGGCCGAGCAGCAGGGTACCGTATGCGTCGTTGGAGATACCGACCGTCGCCCAGCGATTCCAGAGGCTGCCGCCGCCCGGGCCGTTGCCGCTCATCGTGTCGAAGCTGCCTTCCAACTGGAACACGATCTTGTTGCCGCCGCCGATGTCCTCGGAGCCCTTCAAGCCCCAGAGGCTCGTGCCCCAGTTGCCGCTTTCCGCGCGCCAGCGGCTCGCGCTGCCGCCGTTCGCGCTCGGCAGGCCGTTCATGTATTCGATGCCGGCGTCCAGACGGCCGTACAGCGTCACGCTGCTTTGAGCGTGAGC
Above is a window of Burkholderia thailandensis E264 DNA encoding:
- a CDS encoding porin translates to MKKVMLAAVLATAGVAAHAQSSVTLYGRLDAGIEYMNGLPSANGGSASRWRAESGNWGTSLWGLKGSEDIGGGNKIVFQLEGSFDTMSGNGPGGGSLWNRWATVGISNDAYGTLLLGRELAIANGVWDFDPFGQSSWSTASLVRGRNWNKTSNNISYQSPKFYGFDVYGQYALSNATNWNGNGSTNQGRSAGLQLTYTTSLFQIRGLYDEARDPTNGKLDDVFNYSREYFAGVNVFLGQFKLQAAYQASHADGGPAVNNGITTTQQVWGGVTWQATPAAALIAAVYHVNANHGGGNANIFTVGGSYNLSKRTLLDVQVATVRNSKTANFGLNANPAGTDISTGNPKFGGSQTGVYAGIQHLF